The Methylomicrobium lacus LW14 genome window below encodes:
- a CDS encoding MOSC domain-containing protein has protein sequence MSDFQLSGIYIYPVKSLAGIRVDRWQVAPTGLRYDRQWMLVDADGLFLSQRKLPRMALIKTALTGSELLLSAPGMEPLGLSLLPAEGEWMDVTVWHDLCRARAVSNAADLWFSRFLGQNCRLVYLPDQSIRPVDPNYGSSTDHTAFSDGFPFLLVSENSLAVLNQEMGLNLAMERFRPNLVISGCAGYEEDSWREIRIGAIDFRLPKPCSRCAVPTIDPATAETGKEPLITLNRTRKWQNKVYFGQNALHDNCGELAIGDKVQIKTTGPNQPPL, from the coding sequence ATGTCTGATTTTCAATTAAGCGGTATTTATATTTACCCGGTCAAGTCTCTGGCCGGCATACGGGTCGACCGCTGGCAGGTGGCGCCGACCGGCTTGCGGTATGACAGGCAATGGATGCTCGTCGATGCCGACGGCCTGTTTCTGAGTCAGCGCAAACTGCCGCGCATGGCGCTGATCAAAACCGCTTTGACCGGGAGTGAACTGCTGCTGTCCGCGCCGGGCATGGAGCCTCTGGGTTTGTCGTTGCTGCCTGCCGAGGGCGAATGGATGGATGTGACCGTCTGGCACGACCTATGCCGGGCACGCGCCGTTTCCAACGCGGCCGACCTTTGGTTTAGCCGGTTTTTAGGACAAAATTGCCGGCTGGTCTATCTGCCGGATCAATCGATTCGGCCGGTCGATCCGAATTATGGATCAAGTACGGATCATACCGCTTTTTCGGATGGCTTTCCGTTTTTGCTCGTTTCGGAAAATTCGTTGGCTGTTTTAAATCAGGAAATGGGCTTGAACCTGGCGATGGAACGCTTTCGGCCGAATCTGGTGATCTCAGGTTGCGCAGGCTACGAGGAAGATAGCTGGCGCGAAATACGGATCGGCGCGATCGATTTCCGCCTGCCGAAGCCCTGTTCGCGCTGCGCGGTACCGACGATAGACCCTGCAACCGCGGAAACCGGCAAGGAGCCCTTGATCACGCTGAACCGGACCCGCAAATGGCAGAACAAGGTGTATTTCGGTCAGAATGCGCTGCACGATAACTGCGGCGAATTGGCGATCGGCGATAAGGTGCAGATCAAAACGACCGGGCCGAACCAGCCGCCATTGTGA
- a CDS encoding DNA polymerase III subunit delta', whose translation MKPLLPWQQAQWRQLCGYIRQQRIPQALLITGNKGLGKRELAERFAAALLCQAPNADGEACGQCHGCKLFAAGNHPDLFTVAPDEPGKAIGINRIRELIVDTQLKPQYDAYRVVIIDPADQLNRPAANAFLKCLEEPTERTVILLISAKPAKLPITIASRCQRLAVTPPDRATLVAWLKAQAIADAEALATLAQNAPFAALHYAKEHALTTRSDCFKAWLDIAKHRASPIAVAEDWQKLPLPSLLAWLTSWLIDLIKCKFRPDGNLLQDSSLRAPLQELSGRLNLRDLYQLYDLLLAARERLDSQINKQMMLEEILIHWSELNRS comes from the coding sequence ATGAAACCGTTACTGCCCTGGCAGCAAGCCCAATGGCGCCAGCTTTGCGGCTATATCCGCCAACAGCGCATCCCGCAGGCGCTGCTGATCACCGGCAACAAAGGCCTCGGCAAGCGCGAACTGGCCGAACGCTTCGCCGCCGCCCTACTCTGCCAGGCGCCGAATGCCGACGGCGAAGCCTGCGGCCAGTGCCACGGCTGCAAGCTGTTTGCGGCCGGCAACCACCCGGACCTGTTCACGGTCGCCCCGGACGAACCCGGCAAAGCGATCGGCATCAACCGGATTCGCGAACTGATCGTCGATACGCAGCTCAAACCGCAATACGACGCCTATCGCGTCGTGATCATCGACCCGGCCGATCAATTGAACCGGCCGGCCGCGAATGCATTTTTGAAATGCCTCGAAGAGCCGACCGAACGCACTGTGATCCTGTTGATCAGCGCAAAACCCGCCAAATTGCCTATCACGATCGCCAGCCGCTGCCAGCGCCTGGCCGTCACGCCGCCCGACCGCGCAACCCTCGTGGCCTGGCTGAAGGCGCAGGCGATCGCCGATGCGGAAGCCTTGGCGACGCTGGCCCAAAATGCGCCGTTCGCCGCCCTGCACTATGCGAAGGAACACGCCTTGACCACCCGAAGCGACTGCTTCAAGGCCTGGCTCGACATCGCCAAACACCGCGCAAGCCCCATCGCGGTGGCGGAAGACTGGCAGAAACTGCCGCTCCCCTCGCTGCTCGCCTGGCTGACCTCCTGGCTGATCGACCTGATCAAATGCAAATTTCGCCCGGACGGCAATCTGTTGCAGGATTCCTCTCTCCGCGCTCCCTTGCAAGAACTGTCCGGCCGGCTAAACTTGAGAGACCTTTATCAGTTGTACGATTTATTGTTGGCTGCGCGCGAACGGCTCGATAGCCAAATCAATAAACAGATGATGTTGGAAGAAATTTTAATTCACTGGTCTGAACTCAACCGGAGCTAA
- a CDS encoding PilZ domain-containing protein, with product MSQYADNEDFAALIEEDLIVNQRRTVRYIRKDIAASVRRVHGFARIGLAWFGREIPVELMDISSRGCLIVSAEKLAVGATVFVRLRFDTGKGFEIKGSVIRKTEDREYGIKFVEYNDELGDCMLQTQRELLIK from the coding sequence ATGTCCCAATATGCTGATAATGAGGATTTTGCCGCTCTAATCGAAGAAGACCTAATAGTCAATCAGCGCCGGACCGTGCGTTATATTCGCAAGGACATCGCGGCCTCGGTGCGCAGGGTGCATGGATTCGCGAGGATCGGTCTGGCCTGGTTTGGGAGGGAGATTCCGGTCGAGTTGATGGACATCAGCAGCCGGGGTTGTTTGATCGTCAGCGCCGAAAAATTGGCTGTCGGGGCAACAGTGTTCGTGCGGTTGAGATTCGACACCGGTAAAGGCTTCGAAATCAAAGGGAGCGTCATCAGGAAAACGGAAGACCGGGAATACGGCATAAAATTTGTCGAATACAATGACGAACTCGGCGACTGCATGTTGCAGACGCAACGCGAGTTACTGATTAAATAA
- the nagZ gene encoding beta-N-acetylhexosaminidase has protein sequence MTTTPSLGPVMLDVEGLTLAAHEIDKIRHPNTGAVILFARNYASPEQVEALVAAIRKARGGDILIAVDQEGGRVQRFQTGFTRLPPAARYAERPELAEAAGWLMASELLAVGVDFSFAPVLDVDCGISQVIGNRSFSTDPGLAAALASAFQKGMHAAGMAATGKHFPGHGAVAPDSHLALPVDDRDLDSIKARDLLPFKRLIAEGLEGVMPAHVIFSAADDKPAGFSPFWIREILRRELQFNGAVFSDDLSMAGASWAGDYPERAKMALAAGCDMVLVCNNPEAAEQALEALPIKPDPKRQSRLAAMRGKPQFNREQLLNSVQWRQISDQINHTFHSC, from the coding sequence ATGACGACGACCCCATCCCTCGGCCCGGTCATGCTCGATGTCGAGGGGCTTACCCTGGCCGCGCATGAAATCGACAAGATCCGCCACCCGAATACCGGCGCGGTGATCCTGTTCGCGCGCAATTACGCCAGCCCCGAACAGGTCGAGGCCTTGGTCGCCGCCATTCGGAAGGCGCGCGGCGGCGACATCCTGATCGCGGTCGACCAGGAAGGCGGCCGCGTGCAGCGCTTTCAAACCGGCTTCACGCGCCTGCCGCCGGCTGCGCGTTATGCGGAAAGACCGGAACTGGCCGAAGCCGCCGGCTGGCTGATGGCGAGCGAACTGCTCGCGGTCGGCGTCGATTTCAGCTTCGCGCCGGTCCTCGACGTCGATTGCGGCATCAGCCAGGTGATCGGCAACCGCTCGTTTTCGACCGATCCCGGCCTCGCCGCGGCACTGGCCTCGGCCTTCCAAAAAGGCATGCACGCGGCCGGCATGGCCGCGACCGGCAAACATTTTCCGGGGCACGGCGCGGTCGCGCCCGACTCGCATCTGGCCTTGCCGGTCGACGATCGCGATCTTGACAGCATCAAAGCCAGGGATTTGCTGCCTTTCAAACGGCTGATCGCCGAAGGGCTCGAAGGCGTGATGCCGGCGCACGTGATTTTTTCCGCCGCCGACGACAAGCCGGCCGGCTTTTCGCCGTTCTGGATTCGAGAGATTTTGCGCAGAGAATTGCAGTTCAACGGCGCGGTGTTCAGCGACGATTTGAGCATGGCCGGCGCTTCCTGGGCCGGCGATTACCCCGAGCGCGCCAAGATGGCACTCGCCGCCGGCTGCGACATGGTGCTGGTCTGCAATAATCCGGAAGCCGCCGAACAGGCGCTGGAAGCGCTGCCGATCAAACCCGACCCGAAGCGCCAAAGCCGCCTCGCCGCGATGCGCGGCAAACCGCAATTTAACCGCGAACAGCTGCTGAATTCGGTACAATGGCGGCAAATTTCCGATCAGATCAACCACACTTTTCATTCATGTTAA
- a CDS encoding S-methyl-5'-thioinosine phosphorylase, whose translation MSRLAIIGGTGLTQLAGLTIVKRDTVATPYGRPSAEFLTGDLYGREVIFLARHGNPHSIPPHKINYRANLYGLQQLGVEQIIAVAAVGGITSEMGPAHIAIPDQIIDYTYDRKHTFFEDQDDPVTHIDFTYPYSQALRTGLIKAAAKANIQVSPLGTYGCTQGPRLESTAEIRRMERDGCDLVGMTGMPEAALARELGIDYAALAVVANWAAGKTEGEITMAEIEQHLHKGMADAGEILKQFIAA comes from the coding sequence ATGAGCAGACTCGCGATCATCGGCGGCACGGGCCTGACGCAGCTTGCAGGTCTTACCATCGTCAAGCGCGACACCGTGGCCACGCCTTACGGCCGGCCCTCGGCCGAATTCCTGACCGGCGACCTCTACGGCCGCGAAGTGATCTTTCTGGCCCGGCACGGCAACCCGCATTCGATCCCGCCGCATAAAATCAATTACCGCGCGAACCTCTACGGACTCCAACAGCTCGGCGTCGAACAGATCATCGCGGTCGCGGCGGTCGGCGGCATTACCTCCGAGATGGGGCCGGCGCATATCGCAATTCCGGATCAGATCATCGATTACACCTACGACCGCAAGCATACCTTTTTCGAGGATCAGGACGATCCGGTCACCCATATCGATTTCACTTACCCGTACAGCCAAGCTCTGCGCACCGGACTGATCAAGGCGGCCGCGAAGGCGAATATCCAGGTTTCGCCCCTGGGCACCTACGGCTGCACCCAAGGCCCGCGTCTCGAATCGACCGCCGAAATCCGCCGCATGGAGCGGGACGGCTGCGACCTGGTCGGCATGACCGGCATGCCGGAAGCGGCGCTGGCCCGGGAACTCGGCATCGACTATGCCGCGCTGGCGGTGGTCGCGAACTGGGCGGCCGGCAAGACCGAAGGCGAGATCACGATGGCGGAGATCGAGCAGCATCTGCATAAGGGCATGGCCGATGCGGGGGAGATTTTGAAACAGTTTATTGCGGCGTAA
- a CDS encoding ABC transporter substrate-binding protein yields MTGFFKLPLRKTLHLLWLAPLTLTGPAFAKAKPTPVPIAYLTQEQEAPPPLSNLDPFIKDKGLPGAELAIEDNNTTGQFTGQQFALKAFTAPLQGDPLATFKQNIGGKYHFVIVNLPSAQLNKLADLPEAKDTLLLDIATQDDTLRNPDCRANVLHLLPNRAMRADALAQYLLKKRWTKLFLLQGNHDEDRLYGDAVKRAAKRFGLEIVSEKAWEHSSDARRTAQADVPVMTQADEYDVLVVADERGEFGEYLDYRTWLPRPVAGTQGLTATSWHRTHEQWGAVQLQNRFQEKYGRWMEEIDYGGYLAARAVGEAATRAQSGELKPVRDYMLSPAFALQGYKGTPLSFRPWDGQLRQPVLLAAPRSLVAVAPIEGFLHPKTELDTLGYDQPETTCPLHK; encoded by the coding sequence ATGACAGGATTTTTCAAGCTCCCACTCAGGAAAACGCTCCATCTCCTATGGCTCGCGCCATTGACCCTGACCGGGCCGGCATTCGCCAAAGCCAAGCCGACTCCGGTGCCGATCGCCTATCTGACGCAGGAACAAGAGGCTCCGCCGCCGCTGTCGAATCTGGACCCTTTCATCAAGGACAAGGGACTGCCCGGCGCCGAGCTCGCAATCGAGGACAACAATACGACCGGACAGTTTACCGGCCAGCAATTCGCCTTGAAGGCCTTTACCGCGCCCCTGCAAGGCGATCCACTCGCGACGTTCAAGCAAAACATCGGCGGCAAATACCACTTCGTCATAGTGAATCTGCCGTCTGCCCAGTTGAATAAACTGGCCGACCTGCCGGAAGCGAAAGACACCTTATTGCTGGACATCGCCACGCAGGACGACACCCTCCGCAACCCCGATTGCCGCGCGAACGTGCTGCATCTGTTGCCGAACCGGGCGATGCGCGCCGATGCGCTGGCGCAGTACCTGCTCAAAAAACGCTGGACCAAACTATTCCTGCTGCAAGGCAATCATGACGAAGACCGGCTGTATGGCGATGCGGTCAAGCGCGCGGCCAAGCGCTTCGGGCTCGAAATCGTCAGCGAAAAAGCCTGGGAGCACTCGTCCGATGCGCGCCGCACCGCGCAAGCCGATGTGCCGGTCATGACGCAGGCGGACGAATACGATGTGCTGGTCGTGGCGGACGAACGCGGCGAATTCGGCGAATACCTGGACTACCGCACCTGGCTGCCCCGCCCGGTTGCCGGCACCCAGGGCTTGACCGCGACGTCCTGGCACCGGACGCACGAGCAATGGGGTGCGGTGCAATTGCAGAACCGTTTCCAGGAAAAATACGGCCGCTGGATGGAAGAGATCGACTACGGCGGCTATTTGGCGGCCAGAGCGGTCGGCGAGGCGGCGACGCGCGCGCAATCGGGCGAATTGAAGCCGGTCAGGGACTACATGCTGAGCCCGGCCTTCGCGCTGCAAGGCTACAAAGGCACGCCGCTGTCGTTCCGCCCCTGGGACGGCCAATTGCGGCAGCCGGTATTGCTGGCTGCGCCGCGCTCCTTGGTCGCCGTCGCACCGATCGAAGGCTTCCTGCACCCGAAAACCGAACTCGACACCCTCGGCTACGATCAACCCGAAACCACCTGCCCCTTGCACAAATGA
- a CDS encoding hypoxanthine-guanine phosphoribosyltransferase, with protein sequence MLNEIQQVQETADLLFGEQEVEAALDQMAEQINQKLAGTNPVFLCVLNGGIVAAGRLLTRLTMPLTIDAVNASRYQNKIMGSTLEWTLKPATPLHGRTVLVVDDILDEGITLKAIVDHCLEQGAEAVYSAVLVDKRLDRAKPIRADFVGVETENRYLFGYGMDYKGYLRNAAGIYACKEGDA encoded by the coding sequence ATGTTAAACGAAATCCAACAGGTACAAGAAACGGCCGATTTATTATTCGGCGAACAGGAAGTCGAAGCGGCGCTCGACCAAATGGCCGAGCAAATCAACCAGAAACTGGCCGGCACCAATCCGGTGTTTCTTTGCGTGTTGAACGGCGGCATCGTCGCGGCCGGGCGTCTTTTGACCCGGCTGACCATGCCGCTGACGATCGACGCGGTCAACGCCAGCCGCTATCAGAACAAGATCATGGGCAGCACGCTCGAATGGACCTTGAAACCCGCAACACCGCTGCACGGCAGAACCGTGCTGGTCGTCGACGATATTCTCGATGAAGGCATCACCTTGAAAGCGATCGTCGATCATTGCCTCGAACAAGGCGCGGAGGCGGTCTATAGCGCGGTGCTGGTCGATAAAAGGCTCGACCGGGCGAAGCCGATCCGGGCCGATTTCGTCGGCGTCGAGACCGAAAACCGCTATCTGTTCGGCTACGGCATGGACTACAAGGGCTATTTGCGCAACGCGGCCGGCATCTATGCCTGCAAGGAAGGCGACGCATGA
- a CDS encoding PilZ domain-containing protein, whose product MSDSTPRQGILSLSIKEKSALYMAYMPFVTNGGLFIPTTRPYEMGQEVFILLSLMEETERLPIAGKIIWKNPPGGVYRASGIGVQFSDQDGGQARNKIETYLAGALESDKPTHTM is encoded by the coding sequence ATGTCGGACTCCACTCCACGGCAAGGCATTCTGTCATTATCGATCAAGGAAAAAAGCGCGCTGTACATGGCTTATATGCCCTTCGTGACCAACGGCGGCCTGTTCATCCCGACCACGAGGCCTTACGAAATGGGACAGGAAGTGTTTATTTTGCTGAGCCTGATGGAAGAAACCGAACGGCTGCCGATCGCCGGCAAGATCATATGGAAAAACCCGCCCGGCGGCGTTTACCGCGCCTCGGGCATCGGCGTGCAATTCAGCGATCAGGACGGCGGCCAGGCGCGGAATAAGATCGAAACCTATCTGGCCGGCGCGCTCGAATCGGACAAACCGACGCACACGATGTAA
- a CDS encoding TatD family hydrolase, which produces MLIDSHCHLDRIDLGPYQNDFSCFLKDAENHRIEHMLCISIDMDAYPAMLDLVKDHPQLSATVGVHPNAHDGFEPTLEQLLELGSHPKVIGIGETGLDNFRSSGDLTRQHDRFRTHIRAAKALNKPLIVHTREAREDTLRILREEGAETCGGIIHCFTENWEFAEQALDLNFYISFSGIVTFNSAQDIKEVAKKVPADRFLIETDSPYLAPVPFRGKPNYPTYVRYVAEQIAELRNTSFEEIAQISTRNFYTLFKMNQVI; this is translated from the coding sequence ATGCTTATCGACTCGCATTGCCATCTCGACCGCATCGACCTCGGCCCTTACCAAAACGATTTTTCCTGCTTTCTGAAAGATGCGGAAAACCATCGCATCGAGCATATGCTCTGCATCTCGATCGACATGGATGCGTATCCTGCGATGCTCGATCTGGTCAAGGACCACCCGCAGCTCTCGGCCACAGTCGGCGTGCATCCGAATGCGCATGACGGCTTCGAGCCTACGCTGGAGCAGTTGCTCGAACTGGGCAGTCATCCGAAGGTGATCGGCATCGGCGAAACCGGGCTGGATAATTTCCGCAGCAGCGGCGATCTTACCAGGCAGCACGACCGTTTTAGGACCCATATCCGCGCCGCGAAAGCCTTGAACAAGCCGCTGATCGTCCATACCCGCGAAGCGCGCGAGGACACGCTGCGCATCCTGCGGGAAGAAGGCGCCGAAACCTGCGGCGGCATCATTCATTGTTTCACCGAAAACTGGGAATTCGCCGAGCAAGCGCTCGACCTGAACTTTTATATCTCGTTCTCCGGCATCGTGACTTTCAACAGCGCGCAGGACATCAAGGAAGTCGCGAAAAAAGTGCCCGCCGACCGCTTCCTGATCGAAACCGACTCGCCCTACCTGGCGCCGGTGCCGTTCCGCGGCAAGCCGAATTACCCGACCTATGTGCGGTATGTCGCCGAGCAGATCGCCGAATTGCGCAACACCTCGTTTGAAGAGATTGCCCAAATCTCGACGCGGAATTTTTATACGCTGTTCAAGATGAATCAAGTCATATAA